The DNA window GAAGACGATGCCGACGCGGCGGCGGACCTCGGCGAGGTTCCGCTTCTCGACGGGCAGGCCGGCGACGCTGACGCGGCCGAGGCCTCCGCCGAGGATGCCGTTGAGGTGGAGGACGAGGGTGGTCTTGCCGGCGCCGTTCGGGCCGAGGAGCGCGACGCGCTCGCCGCGGGCGACCGCCAGGTCGACGCCGAAGAGGGCCTGGTGGCCGTCGGGGTAGGCGTAGGCCAGGCCGGACACCTCCAGGGAGGGCGGGGGCGGTGGGGAGGACGGGGAGGACGCGGCGACGGTCATGGGGGGAGGTCCTTCTGGTCGGGGAGGGCGGGCGCGCGCCGGGGGCGGGCGGGTACGGAGCGGGGGTCAGCTGCCGGCGGTCCAGGGCAGGCCGCCCGGCACCGCCCACGCCGCCAGCGAGACCGCCAGCGCGGCCAGCGGGAGGGCCGCCGCGTACGCCCACTGCGTACGGGTCGCCGCGACCTCGTCGGGCACCGGCATCGTCCCCGCGTACCCCCGGCTCAGCATCGCCAGATGGACCCGCTCCCCGCGCTCGTACGAGCGGATGAACAGCGCGCCCGCGGACCTGGCCAGAACGCCCCAGTGGCGCACGCCGCGCGCCGTGAAGCCGCGCGATTCGCGGGCGATGCGCATGCGGCGCATCTCGTCGGTGACCACGTCCCCGTAGCGGATCATGAAGGAGGCGATCTGGACGAGGAGCGGGGGCATGCGCAGGCGCTGCAGGCCCAGGAGGAGCGAGCGGAGCTCCGTCGTCGAGGCGAGCAGGACGGACGCGGCGACGCCGAGCGTGCCCTTGGCCAGGACGTTCCAGGCGCCCCACAGGCCGGGCCCGCTGAGCGACAGCCCGAGCACGTGCGTCTGCTCGCCCGGCACGACGAACGGCATCAGCAGCGCGAACGCCACGAACGGGATCTCGACCAGCAGGCGGCGCAGCAGGAAACCGGCCGGGATGCGGGCCGTCGCCGCCACGGCGGCGACGAGCAGGGCGTGGAGGCCGAAGGCCCACACGGCCTCGCGCGGGGTCGCCACGACCGTGAGGACGAACGCGAGAACGGCGGCGATCTTGCAGTGCGGGGGGAGGGCGTGGACGGGGGAATGCGCGTGCCGGTAGAGCTTGTGCGCGTGACCGGCGCCCATCGTCAGGCGCTCTCGGCGGACGGGGCGGCGCGGCGGCGGCGCACGACCACGAAGACGGCGGTGCCCACGGCGAGGGTCGCGCCGACGCCGATCACTCCGGCGAGCCCGCCGGAGATGCGCTCGTCGGCGACGTCCTTGACCTGGTAGTCGGCGAGGGGGGAGTCCTTGGCGGCGTGCTCCTCGGCCTTGCTGTCGATGCCCTTGTCTTGCGCGACCTTTTCCAGCCCGTCGGGGCTGGAGGAGGCGTAGTAGCTGACGCCTCCGGCACAGACGAGCGCGACGCCGAGCCCGGCGACCCACAGGCGCCGCGCGGACCGGGGCGCCGCGGCGGGCCTCGCGCCGTCGAGCGCGGGGGACGCCTGCGTCCCCGCAGGCTCCGCACCGGCCGCGCCCACCGAATCCGCCGCGACGGCGCCCGGCCGGTGACCGCCTGCCCGGCGGTGCCCGCCTTCCTCAAGCCCGTCCGGCACCGCCGGATCACGCCGCTCGGGCTGGTCGCCGTCGTGGCGGAGAGGAGATGCCGGGCCCCCCGGCGCCGTGGACGCCTCCGAAGCTGCAGGCCCGGCCGCGCCGTCCGGCACGGCCAAGCCGCCCCGCCCGGGCTGGTCGCCGTCGCGGCGGGGAGAAGTCTCCGGCGCCGTGCGCAGTTCCAGGGGCCGGATCAGGTCCCGCGCGCCGTGGATCAGGTCCGGGCGGACCGCTGCCACCGCGCTGACCGTCAGGGCCGTGATCGCGGCCTCGCCCAGGCCGATGAGGGCGTGGACGCCGACCATCGCGGTGAAGACCTTGCCGACCGGCACGTCCGTCGTGCCGCCGACCGCGTAGATCAGGGTGAACGCGGCGGCCGCGGCCGGGACGGAGACGAGGGCGGCGGCGAAGGAGGCCGCGGTCAGGCTCGTGCGCCCGCGTGGCAGCACCTTCACCAGGGTGCGGAACACGGCGTACGCCACGACGGTCGTGACCACGCCCATGACGCTGATGTTGACGCCGAGCGCGGTCAGCCCGCCGTCGGCGAAGAGGACGCCCTGCATGAGCAGGACGACGGATATGCAGAGCACGCCCGTGTACGGCCCGACGAGGATCGCGGCGAGCGCGCCGCCGAGCAGGTGCCCGCTCGTGCCCGCCGCCACGGGGAAGTTCAGCATCTGGACGGCGAAGATGAACGCCGCGACGAGCCCCGCGAGCGGCGCGGCCTTGTCGTCGAGTTCGCGCCGGGCGCCGCGCAGGCTCACGGCGACGGCGCCGGCGGCGACCACGGCCGTGGCGGCCGAGACGGGCGCGTCGATGAATCCGTCCGGTACGTGCATGACGTCGCTCCTTCGTCACCGTGGCCAGAACCGCTCGATGATAGGGGCGTTCTGCAAAGCTCTCGCAAGAGCTTGTGCACTGCTTCTGCGCGCCCCTCGCTCACCCGCGCGCCGCCCCGGGCGGCGGCAACGGCGGCGGCCCCGGTGGCGGCCCCGGCCCCCTGCCCGAATGCTGGGCAGTATGACCACGGCCCCCGCGCCCCCGGCGAACGTCCCCGCGGCCCCGCCGCCGCTCGGTCGCCGCCGTACGAACCTGGTCTTCGTCACGATCGTGCTCGGCATGCTGCTCGCGGCCCTCGACCAGACGATCGTCTCCACGGCGCTGCCGACGATCGTCGCGGACCTGGGCGGCGGCGGGCACATGGCGTGGGTGGTCACGGCGTACCTGCTCGCCGAGACCGTCTCGACCGTCCTGGTCGGCAAGTTCGGCGACCTCTTCGGCCGGAAGGTCGTCTTCCAGCTCAGCGCCGTCGTCTTCACCGCCGGATCGGTCTTCGCGGGCGTCGCCAACTCCATGATGATGCTGATCGCCGCGCGCGCCCTGCAGGGCATCGGCGGCGGCGGTCTGATGGTCACCGCCATGGCGCTGATCGCGGACGTCATCCCGTTGCGCGAGCGCGGCAAGTACCAGGGCGCGCTGGGCGCGGTCTTCGGCGTGACGACGGTCGTCGGCCCGACCCTGGGCGGCGTCTTCACCGACCACGCGACCTGGCGCTGGTGCTTCTACGTCAACGTGCCCGTCGCGATCGTGATGGTCGTCATGGCGGCCCGCACGATCCCGGTGGTCCGCTCGGCGGTGCGGCCCGTCATCGACTACCTGGGCATCGCCCTGGTGGCCGCCGGCTCCTCCGCGCTGGTCCTGGGCCTGGAGTGGGGCGGCAACACGTACGCGTGGAGCTCGGCGGTCATCGTCGGCCTGTTCGCGGGTGCGATCGCCCTCCTGGCGGGCTTCGTCCTGGTGGAGCTGCGGGCGAAGGAACCGATGCTCCCCATGCACCTGTTCCGCAATCCCGTCTTCACCGTCTGCTCCCTCCTCAGCTTCATCGTCGGCTTCGCGATGCTGGGCGCGCTGACGTACCTGCCGACGTACCTGCAGTACGTGGACGGGGTGTCGGCCACCATGTCGGGCGTGCGGGCGCTGCCGATGGTCGCCGGGCTGCTGGGCGCGTCCATGCTCTCGGGCATCGTCGTCAGCCGCACCGGCCGCTACCGGATGTTCCCCATCGCGGGCATGGCGGTGATGGCGCTGGGCCTGTACCTGATGTCGACGATGGGGGCGTCCACGGGTGCGTGGCTGGAGTCGCTGTACATGTTCGTGCTGGGCGTGGGCATCGGGCTGGCGATGCAGGTGCTGACGATCGCCGTGCAGAACACCGTCCCGTACCACGAGCTGGGCACGGCCACCTCGGGCGTCACGTTCTTCCGCACGCTCGGCAGCGCCTTCGGCACGGCCATCTTCGGCACGCTCTACAGCAACCAGCTCAAGCCCAATCTGGTGGAGGCGCTGGCCCGCTCGCCCGGTGTGCCGCCGTCCGCGGTGATCAGCCCGCAGGGGCTGGCCGCGCTGCCGGCGGAGCAGGCGCGGCCGGTCGTCGACGCGTACGCGGAGACCGTGAACTACGTCTTCCTGTGGGTCGTGCCGGTGGCGCTGGCGGGCTTCGTCGCCGCGTGGTTCCTCAAGGAGGTGCCGCTGCGCGACAGCGCGCGGGCCGGTGCGTCCGACATGGGCGAGGGCTTCGCGGCCCCGGACTCCGCGGAGGCGGAGCGGCAGCTGGAGCGGGCGGTGGCGGGCGTCATGCGCAAGGCGAAGGGGCCGGTGAGCCGTCAGGTCCTGGCGGAGTCGGGCAGCCCGCTCGGCCCGGCCGAGGCGTGGACGCTGGGCCAGATCCACTGGCGCCTGCGGGTGCGCGGCGAGGCGGCGCTGTCGTCGGTGGCGGCCGCGCACCGGATGCCGCCGGAGGTGCTGAAGCCGGTCTTCGCCCGCGCGGCGGAGGCCGGGTACGCGCGCGTGGACGGCGACCGGCTCTCGCTGACGCCCGCGGGCGAGGCGGAGATCGAGCGGCTGGGCACGACGTGGCGCGCGTGGCTGGCCGCGCGCCTGGACGACTGGGACGTCGGCGACCCCGAGGACCGCGCCCGCCTCGACCGCGCCCTGGACGCGGTGGCGGAGCGGCTGCTGGAGGAGGCGGAGGCCGCGGAGGAGGAGGGGCTGGAGCGGATCGCCGTGTAGGCGGCCCTGCGGGGGCCCCGCAGGGGTGGTCGGCGGCGCGGGAGGCCACCCCGGGCTGCGCGAACCGGCCGGGGGCGTTTCCCCACTCAGACGGGTGAATTAATCAGAATATACGCACATTTGACCCGTGCTTGGTCAATTCCTCATGACGCGCCACATCGGCACCCGCAGCACAGCAACGCCTGAGGAGATGCGTCATGCGCCGGTACAGACGCCTGGGAATCGCCTTCGCCATCGCCGCCACCGTCGTTCCGGCGGCCCTCCCCGGGACGGTCGCCCGGGCCACGCCCCCGCCGGAACCCGTCACGCCGCAGGCCGGGCAGCAGGCCGGACGGCACCAGCACCGGGCCCCGCTGGACTTCGACGAGAACGACTGCGAAGGGCCGGCCGCGGACGAGGGCGACATCTACACGCGGCCTCCCCAGACCGGGAACCCGCCGACCACGCCCGCGGGCCGCAGCCTCCCCCTGAAGTGGCCCCGGAACCTGCCGGACCGCAAGGAGGCCGTGCGCATGCTGGGCGAGCTGAAGGTCAAGCCCTTCAGCAGCACGGGCTACCACCGCAAGCGCTTCGGCTCCGTCTGCTGGGTCCAGCACGGCGTCGACCGGTGCACCACCCGGCAGATCGCCCTCAAGTTCCAGTCCGTCGTCCCGGCGACGCTCGACGGCCGGTGCAAGGTCGTCGGCGGGCGGTGGCACAGCGAGTACGACAACAGGGACATGGCCGACCCGGCGCACGTCGACATCGACCACGTCGTACCGCTGCGGCACGCGTGGGGGTCCGGCGCGCGCAGCTGGACGGACAAGAAGCGGCAGGAGTTCGCCAACGACCTGGCCGCCTCGCCGCAGCTGATCGCGGTGTCCACCTGGGCCAACCGGCGCAAGGGCGACAAGGGGCCGGAGAAGTGGATGCCGGTCGCCGGCGCCGAGTGCCTCTACAGCCAGGCGTGGATCGGGGTGAAGGACTACTACGGGCTGTCCGTCACCCGGAAGGAGAAGGCCAAGCTGCAGCAGGTGCTGGCCGGCTGCAAGAAGTGACCCGAGGCCCGGGCGGCAGCCGGGCCGAGGCGGCCGGGCGGTGCTGCTACAGCGCCGCCCGGCTCCCCGTGGTCACCGGCGCCGTCGCCGTGGCGGCGCGCTCGGCGGCCTCCGCGACCTGGGCCGCCGTCAGGACGTAGCCCGTCTCCGCGTCCGCCGTGGAGCGGGCGAAGACCACGCCGTAGACCCGGCCGGAGGGCGTCAGCAGCGGGCCGCCGGAGTTGCCCGGGCGGATCGTGGAACGGACCGAGTACACCGTGCGCGTGGTGACGCCGTCGCCGTAGATGTCCTGGCCCTTGGCCCGGAGCTCGTTGGCGACCGTGGCCGCGCGGATGTCGAGGCCGCCGTTCTGCGGGAAGCCCGCGACGACCGCCGCGTCCCCGCGCTTCGCGGACTTGTCGAACGGCAGCACCGGCGCCTTCAGGCCCGGCACGTCCAGGACGGCGACGTCCGCCCTCGGATCGAAGAGGACGACCTTCGCCCGGTACGCCTTGCCGACGCCGCCGACCCGCACGGTGGGGCTGTTCACCCCCGCCACGACGTGGGCGTTGGTCATCACGTGCTGCGCGGCGTAGACGAAGCCGCTGCCCTCCTGGCCGCGGCGGCCCTCGCCCGTGTCCGCGACGCCCTCGACCTTGACCACGCTCTCCTTGGCCGCCTTCGTCGCGGCGGGCGTGACGGCGTCGCCCGAGGGCTTCGGCACGCTCGTCGCCGGCTCGTTCTCGAAGGGGTTGAAGACCTGCGGGAAGCCCGCGCCGTTCAGGGCGTCCGTGGTGCGGCTGAACCAGGTCGGCGCCTGCTCCGGCATCGCCTTCTGGACCGCGCCCAGCAGCGTCGACTCCCTGATCTGCCGGGCGAGCAGCGGCGAATTCGCCGAGACGAGCACGCTCGCCGCCACCCAGCCGACCAGCAGCACGGCCAGGGAGTTCACGGCGGCGCCGCCGACGCCGTCGACGCCGCGGACCGGGGCCCACGTCAGGCGGCGGCGCAGGCCGTAGGCGAGGCGGGCGGCCAGGGCGTGGCCGATCGCCGCCGGGACGAGGACGACCAGGACCGCGACGACCGCGGCGGTGGCGGTCCCCGCCTCGAAGGGCTCCAGGGCGAACGGCAGCGCCCACACGCCGATGACGGCTCCGCCGAGGAAACCGGCGAGCAGCACGACGCCGGCCACGAGGCCGCGGCGGAAGCCGGAGACGGCGTAGCCGAGGACGACGAGCAACAGCAGCAGATCGAGCAGGTTCAACGCGGAGCCCTTTCCTTCGCGCGCGCCCCCGAACGCGCCCACGGGTTCGTTGGCCCGTGGACTTGGGAAAACGCGGGTACGGCGGGCGGCGGTTCCCAATCCGGTCGAATTCATGGCGTACGCCACGTTGCCGCCGGGGCGCGGGGCGTACGACCACGGTGCGCTCGGCACCGCCGGGCTCGTCGCGTGCGGCCGCGCTCCCCCAGCCACCGCTGGGAGGTGCCCCCGGTCGCGGCGGGGGAAGGGCCCCGGTCCCACCCCCGTGAGGGACCGCCGCTGCCGCGGCAAACGCCGCGGCCCGGCGGTGCCGGCCCACCCGCACGGGTGAGGGGCACCGCCGGGCCGCGGTCGCGAAAGGGCGGGTCAGGCCTTGACCAGTTCCCGGTCCTCGTCCGCCTCCGGCGACTTCGGCGCCCCGGGCGTCTCGAGCCGCTTCTGCAGGCCCTCGCCCTCGACGTCCACGTTCGGGAGGATCTTCGCGAGCCACCCCGGGAGCCACCAGGCCGACTTCCCGAGCAGGGCCAGCACCGCCGGCACGATCGCCATCCGGACCACGAACGCGTCGAAGAAGACCGCGATGGCCAGGCCGAAGCCGATCATCTTGATCATCTGCTCGGACGAGCCGATGAAGCCGGCGAAGACGCTGATCATGATGACGGCCGCGGCCGTCACGACCCGCGCCCCGTGCTTGAAGCCGGTCACGACGGCCTGTCCGGGCCGCTCGCCGTGGACGAACGCCTCGCGCATCCGCGTCACGAGGAAGACCTCGTAGTCCATGGCGAGGCCGAAGACGACGCCCACCATGAAGATCGGCATCATCGACATGATCGGGCCGGTCTCCTCGACCCCGAAGAGCGAGCCGAGCCAGCCCCACTGGAAGACCGCCACGACGGCGCCCAGCGCGGCGATCACCGACAGCAGGAAGCCGAGCGCGGCCTTCAGCGGCACGAGCACCGAGCGGAAGACGACCATCAGCAGCAGGAAGGCCAGGCCCACGACCAGCGCCAGGTAGGGCAGCAGGGCGTCGTTGAGCTTCTGCGAGACGTCGATGTTCATCGCCGTGGCGCCGGTGACGAGCACCTCGGCGCCGGTGTCGGCCTTGAGCGAGTCGCCCTTGTCGCGGATCGCGTGGACGAGGTCCTCGGTGTCCTTGCTGGTGGGCTTGGACTTGGGCACGACGGTGAGCATGGCCGTGTCACCGGCGGGGTTGAAGTGCGCCGGGGTCACGGTGGCGACGTTGTCCAGGCCCTTGAGGGTGTCGCCGACCTTCTGCGCGGCACCCTTGCGGTCCTTGGCGTCCGCCACGTCCGTGATGACCATGAGCGGGCCGTTGAAGCCCGGGCCGAAGCCCTCCGACAGCAGGTCGTACGCCTTGCGCTGCGTGCTGCTCTTGGAGGCCGCGCCGTCGTCCGGGAGGCCCAGTTCCAGCGAGGCCGCGGGCACGGCGATGGCGCCCAGGCCCAGCACGCCGGCCACGAGCACGAGCACCGGCTTGCGCAGGACGAAGCGGGCCCAGCGGGTGCCCATGTTCGGCTTGTCGCCGTCGGCTGCGTCCGGCCCGGCCTTGCGGACCTTGCGGGCGAGCACCTGCTTGCCGGCGAAGCCGAGCAGGGCGGGGATGAGCGAGAGCGCGATCAGCACCGCGATGGTGACCGTGCCCGCCGCGGCCATGCCCATCTTCGTCAGCATGGGGATGTTGACGACCATGAGGCCCGCGAGCGCGATGACGACGGTCAGGCCCGCGAAGACCACCGCGGATCCGGCCGTGCCGACGGCCCGGCCCGCCGCTTCCTCGCGCTCACGGCCTTCGGCCAGCTCCGCGCGGTAGCGGGAGACGATGAACAGCGCGTAGTCGATGCCGACCGCGAGGCCGATCATCATGGCGAGCGTGGAGGTGTTGCTGGAGAGGTCCAGCAGCGGGGCGAGCGCGGCGATGGAGGAGACGCCGATGCCCACGCCGATGATGGCCGTCAGGAGCGGCAGCCCCGCGGCGACCAGCGAGCCGAAGGTGATCAGCAGGACGACCGCGGAGACCGCGATGCCGATGGCCTCGGAGCCGCCCTCGGGCATCTGCTGCAGGACGCTGCCGCCGACCTCGACGGTCAGCCCGGCGTCGCGGCCGTGCTGCTGGGCGTCCTTGAGGTTGGTGCGCGAGTCCTCGGTCAGCTCGTCGGCCTTGACCTTGTACGCGGCGGAGGCGTAGCCGGTGGTGCCCGCCGGGTTGACGGTCTGGCCGACGAACGGGTCGGCGGCCTGGGCGACCTGCGGGCTGCGCTTGAGCTCGCCGATGACCTTCTCGACGGCCGCCTTGTTCTTGGCGTCGGTGAGCTTCTGGCCCTCGGGGGCCTTGAAGACGATGCGGGCGGAGGCGTTCTGCTCGTTGTTGCCCGGGAAGCGCTTCTCCAGCAGGTCGAAGGCGCGCTGCGCCTCGGTGCCGGGTATGGAGAAGTCGTTGTTGGTGGACTTGGACGCCGTGGCGGCGCCGAAACCGGCGAGGACCAGCAGCGCCACCCATATCAGGGCGAAGTACCAGCGCCGCCGGAAGGCGGTACGGCCGAGTCTGTAGAGGAACGTGGCCACGTGGAGTGGTGCTCCCGTCGATTCAGTGGATGAACAAGGGCATGGGGAACCAGCCCGACGACGAGAGCGGCGCGTCAGGTGGGCGGTGGGGGGAGGTGGGGGGAGGCGGAGAAGTGGGGGGTCAGCGGCCGAGAGCGGGGAGGATCACGGCGTCGATGTAGCGGACCAGGTACGCGGCGTCCGCGGGCCGGTCCTCGAACAGCGGGCGGCTGAGGAACGCGCCGAGCATCATGTGGGCGACGAATTCGAGCGCGGGGTTGTCCGCGGCCACCTCGCCCCGCTCGACAGCGCGCTGCAGCATCGCCCGGAGACCCTCGGTCTCCGGCTCGATCAGCAGCTCGCGCAGTGCCCGGTGCAGATCGGGGTTCGCGTGGATCGCGTGCCCCAGGCCGCGCATAAGGGCGGCGTCCTGTTCCATCTGCTCATCGTCGGCCTCGCACACCATCGCTTGGAGATCACCGCGCAGCGTGCCGGTGTCGATCTCTTCCAGCTTGATCGGCTTCTTGTGGCGCAGTGCCCCGGCGACCAGCTCCGGCTTGCCCTTCCACTGGCGGTAGAGGGTGGCCTTGCTGGCGTGCGTACGGGTGGCGACGGCGTCCATGGTCAGGGCGTCGTAGCCGACCTCGCGGAGGATCGCGAGGACCGCTTCGTAGAGCTCGGCCTCCCGCTCGGGCGTGAGCCGGGTGCGGCGCGCCGCCGGCTTGGGTGATTCCGTGGACACGTCCGCCTCCTCCGCACGGGAAACACATCTCGTACGAAACGGTTTCGTACACCATGAGCGTACGCGGGGGCGCAGCGAAACGACGCCGTTTCGATGGTGTTCTCCGTCACGGCCGGTGTTCCCCGTCACGGCCCGTCACGACGCCGCCGGTCACGGTGCGGACCCGGCCGACCGAGTTGCCGCGCCACCCGGGGGCCGAAACGATGGTGGAGTGAGTGATTCTTACCTGAGATTTCCTCATCTCCACGGCGGCCTCCTCTGCTTCACCGCGGAGGACGACCTGTGGCTGGCCCCCCTGGAGCCCTCGGCCGGATCCCCGGCCCCGTCCGGCCGGGCCTGGCGGCTGACCGTCGACCGCACCCGGGTCGGCCACCCCCGCTTCTCACCCGACGGCCGCCACATCGCCTACACGAACTGGCGCAGCCTCGACCCCGAGATCCATTTGGCCCCCGTCGACGGCGGGCCCGCCCGCCGGCTCACCTACTGGGGCAGCACGGACACCCGCGTCTGCGGCTGGGCCCCCTCGGACCGCAACGGCGGCTACGACGTCCTCGCCGTGTCCTCGCACGGCCAGCCCTTCTCGTACTTCTCGTGGGCCTACCGGGTGCCGACCGACGGCAGCCCGGGCCTGCGGCTGCCCTGGGGGCCGGTGTCCGACATCGCGATCGGCGAGGTCGAAGGCGAGCACCGCACGCTGCTGCTGGCCGGCAAGCCCCCGCACGAGCCCGCCGCCTGGAAGCGCTACCGCGGCGGGGCCATGGGCCGGATGTGGCTGCACGGCACCCGGCTGGTGCCGGCCCTCCACGGCCACCTCGACTCGGTGATGTTCGCCGGCGGCCGCATCGTCTTCCTCTCCGACCACGAGGGCGTCGGCAACCTCTACTCCTGTCTGCCCAACGGCTCGCAGCTGCGCCGCCACACCGACCACGGCGACTTCTACGCCCGGCACGCCTCGACCGACGGCGAGCGCGTGGTCTACCAGTGCGCGGGCGAGCTGTGGCTGGTGGACGACCTCGGCCCGGAGGGGAAGCCGCGCCGCCTGGAGGTGACGCTGGGCGGGCCGCGCGCCGGGCGCCGCCCGTACCAGGTGCAGGCCGCCTCCAACGTCGACGGCGTCACCGTGGACACCACGGGCCGCGCGAGCGCCGTCCAGGTGCGCGGCAGCCTCTACTGGCTCACCCACCGCGACGGCCCCGCCCGCACCATCGCCGACACCCCGGGCGTCCGGGTGCGGCTGCCGGAGATGCTGGGCGCCTCCGGGCGGGTGGCCTACGTGACGGACGCGGAGGGCGAGGACGCGATCGAGATCGCCCAGCTGCCGCGCGCCGCCGGGCCCGCCGAGCCGCGCCGCCTCGGCGCGGGCCGGATCGGGCGGGTGCACGAGACGCTGGCCTCCCCCGACGGCGAGCGGCTGGCGCTGGCCACGCACGACGGCCGGCTGCTGCTCGTGGACACCTCCGCCGAGGACGAGGGCACAGGAGCGGAAGAGGGCACAGGACAGGACGACGGCACGGCGTCCGGGTCCGGCGGAGGCACGGCATCCGGCGAAGGCGCGGGAACGGGCGCAGGCGCAGGCGCCGGCGAGGTCAGCGAGCTGATCCGGTCGGACAACGGGCCCGTGCGCGACCTCGCCTTCTCCCCCGACTCGGAGTGGCTGGCCTGGTCGCATCCCGGCGTCGGCCGCTCCCTGCGCCAGATCAAGATCGCACGGCTCAAGGACCGGACGGTCGTGGACGTCACCAACGGCCGCTTCGAGGACGAGCAGCCGGTCTTCACCCGCGACGGCCGCTACCTCGCCTTCCTGTCGTGGCGCGGCTTCGACCCGGTCTACGACGTGCACACCGGCGACCTGTCCTTCCCGCTGGGCTGCCGCCCCTACCTCGTACCGCTGTCCTCGGCGACGCCCTCGCCGTTCGCGCTGTCGGCCGAGGGCCGGCCCGCGGGCGGCGGGCTCGACCAGGAGGACACCGGGCCCGGCGGGCCGACGCTGGTGGAGGTGGAGGGGCTGGAGAGCCGGGTGACACCGTTCCCGGTGGCCGCCTCGAAGTACTCGGCGCTGCGCCCGGTCAGCGGTGGCGGCCTGGTGTGGCTGCGCTGGCCGATCTCCGGCGCGCTCGGCGAGACCTTCGCCAACCCCGCGGACACCTCCGGCCGCCCCACCCTCGAGCACTTCGACCTGGCCAAGGCCAAGCGCAGCGAACTCACCAGCTCCCTGGACTGGTTCGCGGTCAGCGGCGACGGCACCCGGCTGGTCGTCCACGACGAGGGCGACCTGCGGGCCGTCCCCGCCACGGACACCCCCGACCCCGAGTCGACGGTCTTCATCGACATGCGGCGCATCCTGCACGACGTGGACCCCGGCGCCGAGTGGCGGCAGGCGTACGAGGAGGCGGGCCGGATCGTCCGCGCGTACTTCTGGGAGCCGGGGATGTGCGGCATCGACTGGGACGCGGTGCTCGACCAGTACCGGCCGCTGGTCGACCGGGTCGCCTCCCCCGACGACTTCGCCGACCTGCTGCGCGAGGTCCTCGGCGAGCTGGGCACCTCGCACGCCTACGTCGTCCCGGCCCGCCGCAACGAGGGCCCGCCGCACTACCAGCGCGCCATCGGCCTGCTCGGCGCGAACCTCACGCGGCAGAAGGACGGCTCCTGGACGGTCCGGCGGATCCTGCCCGGCGACTCCTCCGACTCCAAGGCCCGCTCCCCGCTGGCCGGTTCGGGCATCCGCGAGGGCGCGGCGCTCACGCACGTCGACGGCCGCCCGGTGGACCCGGTCGCGGGCCCGTACCCGCTGCTCGCCGCCGCCGGCGGCACCACCGTCGAGCTGACCTTCCGGCCGGCCGAAAGCGAGGGCCACGCGCGCCGCGTCGCCGTCGTCCCGCTGGTCGACGAGCGGCCGCTGCGCTACCAGGACTGGGTGGCCAAGCGCCGCGCCGTCGTCCGCGAGCTGAGCGGCGGCAAG is part of the Streptomyces roseifaciens genome and encodes:
- a CDS encoding MMPL family transporter, producing the protein MATFLYRLGRTAFRRRWYFALIWVALLVLAGFGAATASKSTNNDFSIPGTEAQRAFDLLEKRFPGNNEQNASARIVFKAPEGQKLTDAKNKAAVEKVIGELKRSPQVAQAADPFVGQTVNPAGTTGYASAAYKVKADELTEDSRTNLKDAQQHGRDAGLTVEVGGSVLQQMPEGGSEAIGIAVSAVVLLITFGSLVAAGLPLLTAIIGVGIGVSSIAALAPLLDLSSNTSTLAMMIGLAVGIDYALFIVSRYRAELAEGREREEAAGRAVGTAGSAVVFAGLTVVIALAGLMVVNIPMLTKMGMAAAGTVTIAVLIALSLIPALLGFAGKQVLARKVRKAGPDAADGDKPNMGTRWARFVLRKPVLVLVAGVLGLGAIAVPAASLELGLPDDGAASKSSTQRKAYDLLSEGFGPGFNGPLMVITDVADAKDRKGAAQKVGDTLKGLDNVATVTPAHFNPAGDTAMLTVVPKSKPTSKDTEDLVHAIRDKGDSLKADTGAEVLVTGATAMNIDVSQKLNDALLPYLALVVGLAFLLLMVVFRSVLVPLKAALGFLLSVIAALGAVVAVFQWGWLGSLFGVEETGPIMSMMPIFMVGVVFGLAMDYEVFLVTRMREAFVHGERPGQAVVTGFKHGARVVTAAAVIMISVFAGFIGSSEQMIKMIGFGLAIAVFFDAFVVRMAIVPAVLALLGKSAWWLPGWLAKILPNVDVEGEGLQKRLETPGAPKSPEADEDRELVKA
- a CDS encoding TetR/AcrR family transcriptional regulator, with translation MSTESPKPAARRTRLTPEREAELYEAVLAILREVGYDALTMDAVATRTHASKATLYRQWKGKPELVAGALRHKKPIKLEEIDTGTLRGDLQAMVCEADDEQMEQDAALMRGLGHAIHANPDLHRALRELLIEPETEGLRAMLQRAVERGEVAADNPALEFVAHMMLGAFLSRPLFEDRPADAAYLVRYIDAVILPALGR
- a CDS encoding S41 family peptidase — translated: MSDSYLRFPHLHGGLLCFTAEDDLWLAPLEPSAGSPAPSGRAWRLTVDRTRVGHPRFSPDGRHIAYTNWRSLDPEIHLAPVDGGPARRLTYWGSTDTRVCGWAPSDRNGGYDVLAVSSHGQPFSYFSWAYRVPTDGSPGLRLPWGPVSDIAIGEVEGEHRTLLLAGKPPHEPAAWKRYRGGAMGRMWLHGTRLVPALHGHLDSVMFAGGRIVFLSDHEGVGNLYSCLPNGSQLRRHTDHGDFYARHASTDGERVVYQCAGELWLVDDLGPEGKPRRLEVTLGGPRAGRRPYQVQAASNVDGVTVDTTGRASAVQVRGSLYWLTHRDGPARTIADTPGVRVRLPEMLGASGRVAYVTDAEGEDAIEIAQLPRAAGPAEPRRLGAGRIGRVHETLASPDGERLALATHDGRLLLVDTSAEDEGTGAEEGTGQDDGTASGSGGGTASGEGAGTGAGAGAGEVSELIRSDNGPVRDLAFSPDSEWLAWSHPGVGRSLRQIKIARLKDRTVVDVTNGRFEDEQPVFTRDGRYLAFLSWRGFDPVYDVHTGDLSFPLGCRPYLVPLSSATPSPFALSAEGRPAGGGLDQEDTGPGGPTLVEVEGLESRVTPFPVAASKYSALRPVSGGGLVWLRWPISGALGETFANPADTSGRPTLEHFDLAKAKRSELTSSLDWFAVSGDGTRLVVHDEGDLRAVPATDTPDPESTVFIDMRRILHDVDPGAEWRQAYEEAGRIVRAYFWEPGMCGIDWDAVLDQYRPLVDRVASPDDFADLLREVLGELGTSHAYVVPARRNEGPPHYQRAIGLLGANLTRQKDGSWTVRRILPGDSSDSKARSPLAGSGIREGAALTHVDGRPVDPVAGPYPLLAAAGGTTVELTFRPAESEGHARRVAVVPLVDERPLRYQDWVAKRRAVVRELSGGKCGYLHIPDMGGSGWAQFNRDLRMEMSRPALIVDVRGNAGGNISELVVEKLTRTIIGWDLTRDAQPVSYASNAPRGPVVAIADEMTSSDGDMITAAFKLQGIGPVVGLRTWGGVVGMTGRHRLGDGTSITVPMNAAWFDEYGWTVENRGVDPDVEIDRTPLDWAEGRHRQLDDAVQIALDLLERHGAAQPPDYSGAPDLRRPELPPRRRS